In Piliocolobus tephrosceles isolate RC106 chromosome 12, ASM277652v3, whole genome shotgun sequence, one DNA window encodes the following:
- the LOC111533764 gene encoding putative protein SSX8 isoform X3 — translation MNGDNAFAKRPRDNAKTSKKRSKAFDDIAKYFSKKEWEKMKYSEKISHVYMKRNYETMTKLGFNVTLPPFMHNKQATDFQGNDSDNDRNRGNQVERPQVPFGKLQRIIPKDPKGGKMSGPTDCVRESSR, via the exons ATGAATGGAGACAACGCCTTTGCAAAGAGACCCAGGGATAATGCTAAAACATCAAAGAAGAGAAGCAAG gcctTCGATGATATTGCCAAATACTTCTCTAAGAAAGAGTGGGAAAAGATGAAATACTCGGAGAAAATCAGCCATGTGTACATGAAGAGAAACTATGAGACCATGACTAAACTAG gtttcaaTGTCACCCTCCCACCTTTCATGCATAATAAACAGGCCACAGACTTCCAGGGGAATGATTCTGATAATGACCGTAACCGCGGGAATCAGG TTGAACGTCCTCAGGTGCCTTTTGGCAAGCTCCAGAGAATCATCCCGAAG GACCCAAAAGGCGGAAAAATGTCTGGACCCACAGACTGCGTGAGAGAAAGCAGCCGGTGA
- the LOC111533764 gene encoding putative protein SSX6 isoform X2 — MNGDNAFAKRPRDNAKTSKKRSKAFDDIAKYFSKKEWEKMKYSEKISHVYMKRNYETMTKLGFNVTLPPFMHNKQATDFQGNDSDNDRNRGNQVERPQVPFGKLQRIIPKIIPKKPAEEGNDSKGVPEASGPQNDGKQPCPPGKPSTSEKINKRSGPKRRKNVWTHRLRERKQPVIYEEISDPEEDEE; from the exons ATGAATGGAGACAACGCCTTTGCAAAGAGACCCAGGGATAATGCTAAAACATCAAAGAAGAGAAGCAAG gcctTCGATGATATTGCCAAATACTTCTCTAAGAAAGAGTGGGAAAAGATGAAATACTCGGAGAAAATCAGCCATGTGTACATGAAGAGAAACTATGAGACCATGACTAAACTAG gtttcaaTGTCACCCTCCCACCTTTCATGCATAATAAACAGGCCACAGACTTCCAGGGGAATGATTCTGATAATGACCGTAACCGCGGGAATCAGG TTGAACGTCCTCAGGTGCCTTTTGGCAAGCTCCAGAGAATCATCCCGAAG ATCATACCCAAGAAGCCAGCAGAGGAAGGAAATGATTCAAAGGGAGTGCCAGAAGCATCTGGCCCACAGAACGATGGGAAACAGCCTTGCCCCCCGGGAAAACCAAGTACCTCTGAGAAGATTAACAAGAGATCTG GACCCAAAAGGCGGAAAAATGTCTGGACCCACAGACTGCGTGAGAGAAAGCAGCCGGTGATTTATGAAGAGATCAGCGACCCTGAGGAAGATGAAGAGTAA
- the LOC111533764 gene encoding putative protein SSX6 isoform X1, whose amino-acid sequence MNGDNAFAKRPRDNAKTSKKRSKNPWRQVCDPALYLVTLSPFWKVGREPASSIKAPLCAMGEARAFDDIAKYFSKKEWEKMKYSEKISHVYMKRNYETMTKLGFNVTLPPFMHNKQATDFQGNDSDNDRNRGNQVERPQVPFGKLQRIIPKIIPKKPAEEGNDSKGVPEASGPQNDGKQPCPPGKPSTSEKINKRSGPKRRKNVWTHRLRERKQPVIYEEISDPEEDEE is encoded by the exons ATGAATGGAGACAACGCCTTTGCAAAGAGACCCAGGGATAATGCTAAAACATCAAAGAAGAGAAGCAAG AATCCCTGGAGACAAGTCTGTGACCCTGCACTATATTTGGTAACTCTCAGTCCATTCTGGAAGGTGGGAAGAGAGCCAGCCAGCAGCATTAAAGCCCCACTGTGTGCCATGGGAGAAGCTAGG gcctTCGATGATATTGCCAAATACTTCTCTAAGAAAGAGTGGGAAAAGATGAAATACTCGGAGAAAATCAGCCATGTGTACATGAAGAGAAACTATGAGACCATGACTAAACTAG gtttcaaTGTCACCCTCCCACCTTTCATGCATAATAAACAGGCCACAGACTTCCAGGGGAATGATTCTGATAATGACCGTAACCGCGGGAATCAGG TTGAACGTCCTCAGGTGCCTTTTGGCAAGCTCCAGAGAATCATCCCGAAG ATCATACCCAAGAAGCCAGCAGAGGAAGGAAATGATTCAAAGGGAGTGCCAGAAGCATCTGGCCCACAGAACGATGGGAAACAGCCTTGCCCCCCGGGAAAACCAAGTACCTCTGAGAAGATTAACAAGAGATCTG GACCCAAAAGGCGGAAAAATGTCTGGACCCACAGACTGCGTGAGAGAAAGCAGCCGGTGATTTATGAAGAGATCAGCGACCCTGAGGAAGATGAAGAGTAA